The following coding sequences lie in one Syngnathus scovelli strain Florida chromosome 1, RoL_Ssco_1.2, whole genome shotgun sequence genomic window:
- the LOC125977788 gene encoding SH3 domain-containing protein 19, producing MAEARPEDDEESMRRDVREQVVRRQSNGNEGRPGRRKPENRLSQGPLWSLRAAIKRTTSRSSFSDPPRDRNRDEDPRVLVARRPDITILSAEPLPSPSWLAVTPGAFPPPPPPAAQIWGPTIPPSIQPPPSYDEVIREKTQELAVQTSPSPPSSLSPSHPAYRTTSATQTDTGSSPGASVKHVKPQRPPGPAAPSQANAEINSPLTAPSENGRSEQPPRATALPNEAERPRPRPRAKPVVTSVSNEVKVQTLVKLREDGLATLAARARCDISKQDASQGKYLQELLEAFSSDDWGVPEERGDDSGLSQSDEEEDDDMAAMKARIQAFEQQRKEATPEGNRGASDINEEAVAKKPEPRPRPRLQGQPAKVLPPTVAPKPKSLTKSASLDSAEPTPEVPNSKPRPITEPLPTRTTSPSPCTSPVPAPRLPPPKAAPSPSETPSTKSASRPPIAPRSSVSYEKVPADKQVAPTRPPRPSTEVSEGSQTQDTVNLTAKSSSFKGSSLETNPVPCKAPALHARLSLPSLRKAESICDPPLPPRPSSVKQLPPRPPSIKSVPARPPPPAVIPSANKPQPQAPSSFVAANHRASKRGPPLPPRPRPGHLLFPTCMKQQVLIILDDLPPEAPPSLIAPLHSTSECLIDLDVLPPEPSLQTRLPPSMQKHPEPLPVSNPRYVALFDFEGADDNELTFSQGDAIELLEIVDQQWGRGQLYGRVGLFPVSFTRVTEGLPPESPVATMPSKAAEVEEWAVALFDFPGQTAEDLPFHKGAYIQVTEHVDAEWRRGRLDGREGLYPAAFTQTCQAPPITSQKAAVKVTAKVIFAFTAEKEDELTVKPGDIITQVECADEQWIEGVVGGKRGIVPKNYIELL from the exons ATGGCCGAGGCTCGGCCCGAGGACGACGAGGAGAGTATGAGGAGGGACGTCAGGGAACAAGTGGTCCGACGACAGTCCAACGGCAACGAAG GTCGCCCTGGTAGGAGGAAGCCTGAAAATCGTCTCAG CCAAGGTCCACTTTGGTCCCTCAGAGCAGCCATCAAAAGAA ccaCTAGCAGGTCCAGTTTCTCTGACCCTCCACGAGACAGAAACCGTGACGAAGACCCCAG GGTCTTGGTTGCAAGGCGACCAGACATCACCATCCTCTCGGCCGAGCCGCTCCCCTCCCCTTCTTGGCTAGCCGTAACGCCCGGCGCCTtcccgccccctcctcctccggcCGCACAAATCTGGGGACCCACAATCCCGCCGTCCATACAG CCTCCTCCGTCCTATGATGAGGTGATAAGGGAGAAGACGCAGGAGCTGGCTGTGCAAACATCTCCATCACCGCCATCGTCATTATCGCCGTCCCATCCGGCTTATCGAACGACCAGCGCCACTCAGACGGACACTGGATCCTCTCCTGGCGCTTCAG TGAAACATGTCAAACCGCAGCGTCCGCCCGGCCCCGCCGCTCCGTCTCAAGCCAACGCTGAAATCAACTCACCTTTGACCGCACCTTCTGAAAACGGTCGATCGGAACAGCCCCCGCGTGCCACGGCCCTTCCCAACGAGGCAGAGCGCCCCAGGCCCCGCCCCCGAGCTAAGCCCGTCGTGACCTCGGTCAGCAACGAGGTCAAGGTTCAGACTTTGGTGAAACTGCGAGAGGACGGCTTGGCAACACTCGCCGCCCGCGCTCGCTGTGACATCAGCAAACAGGACGCGAGTCAGGGTAAATACCTCCAAGAGCTCCTGGAGGCCTTCAGCTCCGACGACTGGGGTGTTCCGGAGGAGCGAGGTGACGACAGTGGTCTCAGCCAatcggacgaggaggaggacgacgacatggctgccaTGAAGGCGAGGATCCAGGCCTTTGAGCAGCAGCGGAAGGAGGCGACGCCCGAGGGGAACCGTGGCGCCTCAGACATCAACGAAGAAGCGGTCGCCAAGAAACCCGAACCCCGGCCGCGCCCTCGTCTCCAAGGGCAACCTGCCAAAGTGCTCCCCCCCACAGTTGCGCCTAAACCCAAAAGCCTCACCAAATCAGCTTCGCTGGACTCGGCTGAACCCACCCCTGAAGTCCCAAATTCCAAACCACGGCCAATTACAGAGCCCCTTCCGACTCGCAccacctccccctccccttGCACTTCACCTGTGCCAGCCCCCAGGCTCCCTCCACCCAAAGCCGCGCCCTCCCCCAGTGAGACCCCATCCACAAAATCTGCATCCAGACCACCGATCGCCCCACGGTCAAGTGTGTCTTATGAGAAGGTACCTGCCGACAAACAGGTGGCCCCAACCCGCCCCCCCAGACCTTCCACAGAGGTCAGCGAGGGGTCACAAACTCAGGACACCGTTAACCTGACGGCTAAGTCTTCTTCTTTTAAAG GTTCCTCCCTGGAAACAAATCCGGTTCCCTGCAAGGCTCCGGCGCTCCACGCCAGACTGTCACTGCCTAGCCTAAGGAAGGCTGAAAGTATCTGCGATCCTCCGCTCCCCCCGAG GCCTTCAAGTGTGAAGCAACTCCCCCCCAGACCTCCGTCCATCAAATCCGTCCCCGCCCGTCCACCGCCTCCCGCCGTCATCCCGTCGGCGAACAAACCTCAGCCGCAGGCGCCGTCTTCCTTCGTGGCGGCCAATCACAGAGCGTCCAAACGAGGGCCGCCTCTGCCCCCTCGCCCAAGGCCCGGACATCTGCTCTTTCCCACCTGCATG AAACAACAAGTCCTCATCATCCTGGATGACCTCCCGCCGGAGGCTCCGCCTTCCCTCATCGCGCCGCTTCACAGCACATCCGAATGTCTCATCGACCTAGACGTACTGCCCCCGGAACCATCCTTGCAGACTCGGTTGCCG CCGTCCATGCAGAAACATCCTGAGCCGCTTCCTGTCAG CAACCCTCGTTACGTCGCTTTGTTCGACTTTGAGGGGGCAGATGACAACGAGCTCACCTTCTCCCAGGGGGACGCCATTGAGCTCCTGGAGATAGTTGATCAACAGTGGGGCCGCGGCCAGCTTTACGGACGCGTCGGACTCTTCCCGGTTAGCTTTACCCGAGTCACCGAGGGCCTCCCGCCGGAAAGTCCTG TGGCAACAATGCCCTCAAAAGCAGCAGAG GTGGAGGAGTGGGCAGTGGCGTTATTTGACTTCCCTGGTCAGACCGCAGAAGATCTCCCCTTCCACAAGGGGGCGTATATCCAAGTAACCGAACATGTGGATGCTGAATGGAGAAGAGGACGACTGGACGGGAGGGAGGGGCTTTATCCCGCAGCTTTCACGCAGACCTGCCAAG CTCCGCCAATCACAAGCCAGAAAGCCGCAGTGAAGGTCACCGCCAAAGTTATTTTTGCCTTCACTGCTGAGAAAGAGGACGAGCTGACAGTAAAG CCTGGCGACATCATCACGCAGGTGGAATGTGCCGATGAGCAATGGATTGAGGGAGTTGTCGGCGGTAAGCGTGGAATCGTGCCCAAAAATTACATTGAGCTTCTTTGA
- the LOC125978143 gene encoding serine/threonine-protein kinase DCLK2 has translation MEVEHFDERDKVRRGRSARAKREDSGPSSRGSSLVPSPAHSTNCSYYRTRTLQALTLEKRAKKVRFYRNGDRSFKGLVYAVSSDRFRSYDALLVELTRSLADNLHLPQGVRTIYTIDGSKKISSLDELVEGECYVCASNQPYRKVDYTKISVPNWKPGASSGSSAVSSSRSSAASGGTVTAVGGSVKERQESRESKDFIKPKLVTVIRSGVKPRKAVRILLNKKTAHSFDQVLADITEAIKLDSGAVKRLYTLDGKQLTCLQDFFGDDDVFMACGLEKFRYAQDDFVLTHSGKTAAFVNECRVKVTRPPASQKTSTPKSPSGLGSSKASVKAVPQSKSPGSANETSGSQVPAKSSRSSPSPTSPGTRSSLKVSSHRSSSADINGADEHADDVAPEVNGNLSVSSSLISSKYKIGKVIGDGNFAVVKECVERSTGQEFALKIIDKARCCGKEHLIENEVAVLRRVRHPSIIQLIEVDETPSQLFLVMELVKGGDLFDAITSSTKYSEHDASAMVYNLAGAIKYLHRMNIVHRDIKPENLLVCEYPDGTKSLKLGDFGLATVVEGPLYTVCGTPTYVAPEIIAETGYGLKVDIWAAGIITYILLCGFPPFRSENNVQEELFDQILRGKLEFPSPDWDAISLPAKMLIGQMLQVNVDARFTADEVLSHPWVSDDVPVDSGNEEPSATEKESPGLETKQVPSPLV, from the exons ATGGAGGTGGAGCACTTTGATGAACGCGATAAAGTCCGTCGAGGGCGCTCAGCTCGGGCCAAACGGGAGGACTCGGGCCCGAGCTCGCGGGGGAGCAGCCTGGTTCCGAGCCCGGCGCACAGCACCAACTGCAGCTACTACCGCACGCGCACTTTGCAGGCGCTCACCTTGGAGAAGCGTGCCAAGAAGGTCCGCTTCTACCGCAACGGGGACCGCTCCTTTAAGGGACTGGTGTACGCCGTTTCCAGCGACCGCTTCCGCTCATATGACGCCCTGCTGGTGGAGCTGACCCGCTCGCTGGCCGACAACCTCCACCTGCCGCAAGGGGTGCGCACCATTTACACCATCGACGGCTCAAAGAAGATCAGCAGCCTGGATGAGCTGGTGGAAG GCGAGTGCTACGTTTGCGCCTCCAATCAACCTTACCGTAAAGTGGACTACACCAAGATCTCCGTCCCGAACTGGAAACCCGGTGCTAGTTCTGGGAGCAGCGCGGTGAGCTCTAGCAGGTCTTCCGCCGCGTCCGGCGGAACCGTGACCGCAGTCGGCGGGAGCGTCAAAGAGCGCCAAGAGAGCCGAGAGAGCAAAGACTTCATCAAGCCCAAGCTGGTGACGGTGATCCGAAGCGGCGTCAAGCCTCGCAAGGCGGTGCGGATCCTcctgaacaagaagacagctcaCTCCTTCGACCAAGTGCTGGCCGACATCACGGAGGCCATCAAGTTGGACTCGGGAGCCGTTAAGCGGCTATACACGCTGGACGGAAAACAG ctgaCATGTTTGCAAGATTTCTTCGGGGACGACGACGTGTTCATGGCGTGCGGTCTGGAGAAGTTTCGCTACGCTCAGGACGACTTTGTgctcactcacagtggcaagacGGCGGCCTTTGTTAACG AATGTCGAGTCAAAGTGACTCGTCCTCCTGCCTCTCAGAAGACTTCGACTCCTAAGAGTCCCAGTGGATTGGGCTCCTCCAAGGCCTCAGTAAAAGCAGTGCCGCAGTCAAAGTCACCAGGATCAG CCAATGAGACGTCAGGATCCCAGGTCCCAGCAAAGTCGTCCAGGTCAAGCCCCTCCCCCACAAGTCCCGGGACTCGCAGCAGTCTCAAG GTTTCTTCTCATCGCTCTTCTTCCGCGGACATCAATGGCGCGGATGAACACGCCGATGACGTCGCTCCCGAAG TGAACGGAAACCTGTCGGTGTCGTCATCGCTCATCAGCAGCAAGTACAAAATCGGGAAAGTGATCGGCGATGGGAACTTCGCGGTAGTCAAGGAGTGCGTTGAGAG GTCCACTGGGCAGGAGTTTGCGCTGAAGATCATTGACAAAGCTCGCTGCTGTGGGAAG GAGCACCTGATTGAGAACGAAGTGGCAGTCTTGCGTCGTGTTCGACACCCCAGCATCATCCAGCTCATCGAGGTGGACGAAACGCCGTCTCAGCTCTTCCTGGTCATGGAGCTGGTCAAG GGAGGTGACCTGTTTGACGCCATTACCTCGTCCACCAAGTACAGCGAGCACGACGCCAGCGCCATGGTGTACAACCTGGCCGGAGCCATCAAGTACCTGCACAGGATGAACATCGTGCACAGAGACATCAAGCCAGAGAATCTGCTG GTGTGCGAGTACCCGGATGGCACCAAGTCCCTCAAACTGGGAGATTTCGGTTTGGCCACGGTGGTGGAAGGGCCGCTTTACACCGTGTGCGGCACGCCGACTTACGTGGCCCCGGAGATCATCGCCGAGACCGG TTACGGTCTGAAGGTAGACATCTGGGCAGCGGGTATCATCACCTACATCCTCCTTTGCGGTTTCCCACCGTTCAGAAG CGAGAACAACGTCCAGGAGGAGCTCTTCGATCAGATCCTCAGAGGGAAGCTGGAGTTCCCGTCTCCGGACTGGGACGCCATCAGCCTCCCTGCAAAG ATGCTGATTGGTCAAATGCTGCAGGTGAATGTGGACGCCCGCTTCACAGCAGACGAGGTTCTTTCGCACCCGTGGGTGTCG GACGACGTTCCCGTCGACTCCGGCAACGAAGAACCGAGCGCAACGGAAAAAGAATCTCCGGGGCTGGAAACCAAGCAGGTTCCTTCCCCGCTGGTCTAG
- the LOC125978241 gene encoding transmembrane protein 184C isoform X2 — translation MPCSCVQWRRWIRPLVLLLYVVLLLAVVPLCVWELHKDKVGTHGKAWFIAGIFVFLTIPISLWDILQHLVHYTQPELQRPIIRILWMVPIYSLDSWLALRYPGLAIYVDTCRECYEAYVIYNFLVFLLNFLSNQYPSLVLMLEVQQQQDHLPPLCCCPPWPMGEVLLFRCKLGVLQYTVVRPVTTVTALVCQLCGVYDEANFSFRNAWSYLVIINNISQLFAMYCLVLLYRALKEELTPIRPVGKFLCVKLVVFVSFWQAVLIAFLVKVGVISEKRTWDWASVEAVATGLQDFIICIEMFLAAIAHHYTFTHKPYIQVRTHTHTHTRTHTLTVGETFRRQKKERAWIAFWPCGTSRTSGPTSPSRSATLAAPSWADPTRCTSARPPDLSTANTPGCCLRMPRPLPCPPRLLQPVATKASDTPWPRTPSRPRRVSPRHLGQKTTMATAHQRRRATRINRSTRNACFSVS, via the exons ATGCCGTGCTCCTGCGTCCAGTGGCGGCGATGGATCCGCCCTCTGGTTCTGCTCCTCTACGTCGTCCTGCTGTTGGCTGTGGTTCCGTTGTGCGTCTGGGAGCTGCACAAGGATAAG gtgGGGACTCACGGCAAAGCATGGTTCATCGCCGGTATCTTTGTCTTCCTCACCATTCCCATCTCACTGTGGGACATCCTGCAGCATCTGGTCCACTACACCCAGCCGGAGCTGCAGAGGCCAATCATCAG GATACTTTGGATGGTGCCTATCTACAGTCTGGACAGC TGGCTGGCCCTGAGGTATCCCGGCCTGGCCATCTACGTGGACACGTGCAGGGAATGCTACGAGGCGTACGTCATCTACAACTTCCTGGTGTTCCTGCTCAACTTCCTGAGTAACCAGTATCCAAGTCTGGTGCTGATGCTGGaggtgcagcagcagcaggatcaCCTGCCACCGCTTTGCTGCTGCCCACCCTGGCCCATGGGAGA agtgctgctcttcagaTGCAAGCTAGGAGTCCTCCAGTACACTGTGGTTCGGCCCGTAACCACGGTGACCGCGCT GGTCTGTCAGCTGTGTGGCGTTTACGACGAAGCCAACTTCAGCTTTCGCAATGCTTGGTCCTACCTGGTCATCATCAACAATATATCGCAGCTG tTTGCCATGTACTGCCTGGTGTTGCTCTACCGAGCGCTAAAGGAGGAACTGACCCCCATCAGACCCGTGGGCAAGTTCCTCTGCGTCAAACTGGTGGTCTTCGTCTCCTTCTG GCAGGCGGTGCTGATCGCATTCCTGGTGAAGGTGGGCGTCATCTCGGAGAAACGTACATGGGACTGGGCCAGCGTGGAGGCGGTGGCCACTGGACTGCAG GACTTCATCATCTGCATAGAAATGTTCCTGGCGGCCATTGCGCACCATTACACCTTCACCCACAAGCCCTACATACAggtgcgtacacacacacacacacacacgcgcacacacacactaactgtGGGTGAAACATTTAGGAGGCAGAAGAAGGAACGTGCTTGGATAGCTTTCTGGCCATGTGGGACTTCTCGGACATCAGGGCCGACGTCACCGAGCAGGTCCGCCACGTTG GCCGCACCTTCGTGGGCCGACCCAACAAGATGTACTTCGGCGCGGCCGCCCGACCTGAGCACAGCGAACACACCGGGCTGCTGTCTCAGGATGCCGCGCCCGCTTCCGTGCCCACCTCGCCTTCTTCAACCGGTCGCTACCAAGGCCTCGGACACACCGTGGCCCCGCACTCCGTCTCGGCCCCGGCGGGTTTCACCGCGGCATCTTGGGCAGAAGACGACGATGGCGACTGCTCACCAACGCAGGCGGGCGACGCGCATTAACAGGTCAACACGCAACGCTTGCTTCTCAGTGTCATGA
- the LOC125978241 gene encoding transmembrane protein 184C isoform X1 — protein MPCSCVQWRRWIRPLVLLLYVVLLLAVVPLCVWELHKDKVGTHGKAWFIAGIFVFLTIPISLWDILQHLVHYTQPELQRPIIRILWMVPIYSLDSWLALRYPGLAIYVDTCRECYEAYVIYNFLVFLLNFLSNQYPSLVLMLEVQQQQDHLPPLCCCPPWPMGEVLLFRCKLGVLQYTVVRPVTTVTALVCQLCGVYDEANFSFRNAWSYLVIINNISQLFAMYCLVLLYRALKEELTPIRPVGKFLCVKLVVFVSFWQAVLIAFLVKVGVISEKRTWDWASVEAVATGLQDFIICIEMFLAAIAHHYTFTHKPYIQVRTHTHTHTRTHTLTVGETFRRQKKERAWIAFWPCGTSRTSGPTSPSRSATLVSTRPSLLPPFKREHKRKPNLFVPQAAPSWADPTRCTSARPPDLSTANTPGCCLRMPRPLPCPPRLLQPVATKASDTPWPRTPSRPRRVSPRHLGQKTTMATAHQRRRATRINRSTRNACFSVS, from the exons ATGCCGTGCTCCTGCGTCCAGTGGCGGCGATGGATCCGCCCTCTGGTTCTGCTCCTCTACGTCGTCCTGCTGTTGGCTGTGGTTCCGTTGTGCGTCTGGGAGCTGCACAAGGATAAG gtgGGGACTCACGGCAAAGCATGGTTCATCGCCGGTATCTTTGTCTTCCTCACCATTCCCATCTCACTGTGGGACATCCTGCAGCATCTGGTCCACTACACCCAGCCGGAGCTGCAGAGGCCAATCATCAG GATACTTTGGATGGTGCCTATCTACAGTCTGGACAGC TGGCTGGCCCTGAGGTATCCCGGCCTGGCCATCTACGTGGACACGTGCAGGGAATGCTACGAGGCGTACGTCATCTACAACTTCCTGGTGTTCCTGCTCAACTTCCTGAGTAACCAGTATCCAAGTCTGGTGCTGATGCTGGaggtgcagcagcagcaggatcaCCTGCCACCGCTTTGCTGCTGCCCACCCTGGCCCATGGGAGA agtgctgctcttcagaTGCAAGCTAGGAGTCCTCCAGTACACTGTGGTTCGGCCCGTAACCACGGTGACCGCGCT GGTCTGTCAGCTGTGTGGCGTTTACGACGAAGCCAACTTCAGCTTTCGCAATGCTTGGTCCTACCTGGTCATCATCAACAATATATCGCAGCTG tTTGCCATGTACTGCCTGGTGTTGCTCTACCGAGCGCTAAAGGAGGAACTGACCCCCATCAGACCCGTGGGCAAGTTCCTCTGCGTCAAACTGGTGGTCTTCGTCTCCTTCTG GCAGGCGGTGCTGATCGCATTCCTGGTGAAGGTGGGCGTCATCTCGGAGAAACGTACATGGGACTGGGCCAGCGTGGAGGCGGTGGCCACTGGACTGCAG GACTTCATCATCTGCATAGAAATGTTCCTGGCGGCCATTGCGCACCATTACACCTTCACCCACAAGCCCTACATACAggtgcgtacacacacacacacacacacgcgcacacacacactaactgtGGGTGAAACATTTAGGAGGCAGAAGAAGGAACGTGCTTGGATAGCTTTCTGGCCATGTGGGACTTCTCGGACATCAGGGCCGACGTCACCGAGCAGGTCCGCCACGTTGGTGAGCACGCGTCCTTCCCTTCTGCCGCCGTTCAAACGAGAACACAAAAGAAAACCGAACCTTTTTGTTCCTCAGGCCGCACCTTCGTGGGCCGACCCAACAAGATGTACTTCGGCGCGGCCGCCCGACCTGAGCACAGCGAACACACCGGGCTGCTGTCTCAGGATGCCGCGCCCGCTTCCGTGCCCACCTCGCCTTCTTCAACCGGTCGCTACCAAGGCCTCGGACACACCGTGGCCCCGCACTCCGTCTCGGCCCCGGCGGGTTTCACCGCGGCATCTTGGGCAGAAGACGACGATGGCGACTGCTCACCAACGCAGGCGGGCGACGCGCATTAACAGGTCAACACGCAACGCTTGCTTCTCAGTGTCATGA
- the LOC125978241 gene encoding transmembrane protein 184C isoform X4, giving the protein MPCSCVQWRRWIRPLVLLLYVVLLLAVVPLCVWELHKDKVGTHGKAWFIAGIFVFLTIPISLWDILQHLVHYTQPELQRPIIRILWMVPIYSLDSWLALRYPGLAIYVDTCRECYEAYVIYNFLVFLLNFLSNQYPSLVLMLEVQQQQDHLPPLCCCPPWPMGEVLLFRCKLGVLQYTVVRPVTTVTALVCQLCGVYDEANFSFRNAWSYLVIINNISQLFAMYCLVLLYRALKEELTPIRPVGKFLCVKLVVFVSFWQAVLIAFLVKVGVISEKRTWDWASVEAVATGLQDFIICIEMFLAAIAHHYTFTHKPYIQEAEEGTCLDSFLAMWDFSDIRADVTEQVRHVGRTFVGRPNKMYFGAAARPEHSEHTGLLSQDAAPASVPTSPSSTGRYQGLGHTVAPHSVSAPAGFTAASWAEDDDGDCSPTQAGDAH; this is encoded by the exons ATGCCGTGCTCCTGCGTCCAGTGGCGGCGATGGATCCGCCCTCTGGTTCTGCTCCTCTACGTCGTCCTGCTGTTGGCTGTGGTTCCGTTGTGCGTCTGGGAGCTGCACAAGGATAAG gtgGGGACTCACGGCAAAGCATGGTTCATCGCCGGTATCTTTGTCTTCCTCACCATTCCCATCTCACTGTGGGACATCCTGCAGCATCTGGTCCACTACACCCAGCCGGAGCTGCAGAGGCCAATCATCAG GATACTTTGGATGGTGCCTATCTACAGTCTGGACAGC TGGCTGGCCCTGAGGTATCCCGGCCTGGCCATCTACGTGGACACGTGCAGGGAATGCTACGAGGCGTACGTCATCTACAACTTCCTGGTGTTCCTGCTCAACTTCCTGAGTAACCAGTATCCAAGTCTGGTGCTGATGCTGGaggtgcagcagcagcaggatcaCCTGCCACCGCTTTGCTGCTGCCCACCCTGGCCCATGGGAGA agtgctgctcttcagaTGCAAGCTAGGAGTCCTCCAGTACACTGTGGTTCGGCCCGTAACCACGGTGACCGCGCT GGTCTGTCAGCTGTGTGGCGTTTACGACGAAGCCAACTTCAGCTTTCGCAATGCTTGGTCCTACCTGGTCATCATCAACAATATATCGCAGCTG tTTGCCATGTACTGCCTGGTGTTGCTCTACCGAGCGCTAAAGGAGGAACTGACCCCCATCAGACCCGTGGGCAAGTTCCTCTGCGTCAAACTGGTGGTCTTCGTCTCCTTCTG GCAGGCGGTGCTGATCGCATTCCTGGTGAAGGTGGGCGTCATCTCGGAGAAACGTACATGGGACTGGGCCAGCGTGGAGGCGGTGGCCACTGGACTGCAG GACTTCATCATCTGCATAGAAATGTTCCTGGCGGCCATTGCGCACCATTACACCTTCACCCACAAGCCCTACATACAg GAGGCAGAAGAAGGAACGTGCTTGGATAGCTTTCTGGCCATGTGGGACTTCTCGGACATCAGGGCCGACGTCACCGAGCAGGTCCGCCACGTTG GCCGCACCTTCGTGGGCCGACCCAACAAGATGTACTTCGGCGCGGCCGCCCGACCTGAGCACAGCGAACACACCGGGCTGCTGTCTCAGGATGCCGCGCCCGCTTCCGTGCCCACCTCGCCTTCTTCAACCGGTCGCTACCAAGGCCTCGGACACACCGTGGCCCCGCACTCCGTCTCGGCCCCGGCGGGTTTCACCGCGGCATCTTGGGCAGAAGACGACGATGGCGACTGCTCACCAACGCAGGCGGGCGACGCGCATTAA
- the LOC125978241 gene encoding transmembrane protein 184C isoform X3 — protein sequence MPCSCVQWRRWIRPLVLLLYVVLLLAVVPLCVWELHKDKVGTHGKAWFIAGIFVFLTIPISLWDILQHLVHYTQPELQRPIIRILWMVPIYSLDSWLALRYPGLAIYVDTCRECYEAYVIYNFLVFLLNFLSNQYPSLVLMLEVQQQQDHLPPLCCCPPWPMGEVLLFRCKLGVLQYTVVRPVTTVTALVCQLCGVYDEANFSFRNAWSYLVIINNISQLFAMYCLVLLYRALKEELTPIRPVGKFLCVKLVVFVSFWQAVLIAFLVKVGVISEKRTWDWASVEAVATGLQDFIICIEMFLAAIAHHYTFTHKPYIQEAEEGTCLDSFLAMWDFSDIRADVTEQVRHVGEHASFPSAAVQTRTQKKTEPFCSSGRTFVGRPNKMYFGAAARPEHSEHTGLLSQDAAPASVPTSPSSTGRYQGLGHTVAPHSVSAPAGFTAASWAEDDDGDCSPTQAGDAH from the exons ATGCCGTGCTCCTGCGTCCAGTGGCGGCGATGGATCCGCCCTCTGGTTCTGCTCCTCTACGTCGTCCTGCTGTTGGCTGTGGTTCCGTTGTGCGTCTGGGAGCTGCACAAGGATAAG gtgGGGACTCACGGCAAAGCATGGTTCATCGCCGGTATCTTTGTCTTCCTCACCATTCCCATCTCACTGTGGGACATCCTGCAGCATCTGGTCCACTACACCCAGCCGGAGCTGCAGAGGCCAATCATCAG GATACTTTGGATGGTGCCTATCTACAGTCTGGACAGC TGGCTGGCCCTGAGGTATCCCGGCCTGGCCATCTACGTGGACACGTGCAGGGAATGCTACGAGGCGTACGTCATCTACAACTTCCTGGTGTTCCTGCTCAACTTCCTGAGTAACCAGTATCCAAGTCTGGTGCTGATGCTGGaggtgcagcagcagcaggatcaCCTGCCACCGCTTTGCTGCTGCCCACCCTGGCCCATGGGAGA agtgctgctcttcagaTGCAAGCTAGGAGTCCTCCAGTACACTGTGGTTCGGCCCGTAACCACGGTGACCGCGCT GGTCTGTCAGCTGTGTGGCGTTTACGACGAAGCCAACTTCAGCTTTCGCAATGCTTGGTCCTACCTGGTCATCATCAACAATATATCGCAGCTG tTTGCCATGTACTGCCTGGTGTTGCTCTACCGAGCGCTAAAGGAGGAACTGACCCCCATCAGACCCGTGGGCAAGTTCCTCTGCGTCAAACTGGTGGTCTTCGTCTCCTTCTG GCAGGCGGTGCTGATCGCATTCCTGGTGAAGGTGGGCGTCATCTCGGAGAAACGTACATGGGACTGGGCCAGCGTGGAGGCGGTGGCCACTGGACTGCAG GACTTCATCATCTGCATAGAAATGTTCCTGGCGGCCATTGCGCACCATTACACCTTCACCCACAAGCCCTACATACAg GAGGCAGAAGAAGGAACGTGCTTGGATAGCTTTCTGGCCATGTGGGACTTCTCGGACATCAGGGCCGACGTCACCGAGCAGGTCCGCCACGTTGGTGAGCACGCGTCCTTCCCTTCTGCCGCCGTTCAAACGAGAACACAAAAGAAAACCGAACCTTTTTGTTCCTCAGGCCGCACCTTCGTGGGCCGACCCAACAAGATGTACTTCGGCGCGGCCGCCCGACCTGAGCACAGCGAACACACCGGGCTGCTGTCTCAGGATGCCGCGCCCGCTTCCGTGCCCACCTCGCCTTCTTCAACCGGTCGCTACCAAGGCCTCGGACACACCGTGGCCCCGCACTCCGTCTCGGCCCCGGCGGGTTTCACCGCGGCATCTTGGGCAGAAGACGACGATGGCGACTGCTCACCAACGCAGGCGGGCGACGCGCATTAA